The following is a genomic window from Amblyraja radiata isolate CabotCenter1 chromosome 13, sAmbRad1.1.pri, whole genome shotgun sequence.
tacctgcacgccaactttcagtgaccgtatacaaggacgcccaggtctcgctgcacctcccccttatctaacctaaccccatttagataataatctgcccccttgtttttgccaccaaagtggataacctcacatttattacgGGCCTTGGCTGTACGGAATTTggtcattctccccgtgatctgcgtgaatttttgccgagatcttcggtttcatccaacATTgtaaagatggacaggtttgtaggttaattggcttgttaaatgtaaaaaaaattgtccagtataaattgtccaacttccagtatattccctggtggactcttcggaagtgaTGGGCATAAGGTACAAGGTGCATATCGCCACTGTGCAATATTCCACAATGTCAAGGTTCAGTGGTATTGATGGTTGGACAAATGGGTTTATGAGAAGTGCATTGTTAGAAAGGATGTGTGTACGATAAATCGAGCAGGTATGAGCAATATCACGTTGAAATAGGTTTAAGAGGTCAATTTGGAAGTTTGGCAGCAGTACACACATAAGGAGGTAAGTCATTGTAACATGTTCTTACCTTTGCTCCTTTAGTGAgtgcactttagactttagagatagagtgctgaaacagaccctttggcccagtgagtccatgctgaccaggtatCACCCAGTGcaataacattatcctacacactagggacaatttacaattttactgaagccaattaacctacaaacctgtacgtctttggagtgtgggaggaaaccgaagcacgtggagaaaaccaacacagggagaacgtacaaacgggtttcagacatcacccatagtcaggatcaagcccgggtctctagtgctgtaaggcagcaactctacagctgtgccactgtgctgcccttcttgCACAGAATTCTCCCAGCCCTGTCTGTGGCAATGCCATCTGACTGTTCCTGCAGCCACCAGGCCTGCTCCTCCTGGCAGCAGGGAAGGTAATGCCATCACCGGCCTTTTATTAAcctgtgctctgtaatcccagaCTATCCCATAATCTGTGTTGCGATCGATGAAGTGCCACATTCGCCAGCGGTAAAGATGATGCGCACTTAACCCGAGCTACCCAGATTTTTGGAAATAATTCCAGATTTCTTTTTAAATGCTGCGCCAACTCACTCCAACTGCAGAATTGGGCCCCTTATTCTgctttagacaaaagtgctggagaaaatcaatgGGTGCAGAAGCCGGTTCGAGCGAGAACATCGTTcacccctgaagatagacacaaaaagctggagtaactcagcgggacacgcagcatctctggggagaagaaataggtggcacttcgtctcgacccgaaacgtcacccattccttctctccagagatactgcctgaaccgttgagttactacagctttttgtgtctatcttcggtttaaaccagcgtctgcagttcattcctacatctTCCCCCCCTGTTTGCGAGTGTTGGGTCTGCAGCAAATTGGGTTGAGATCATGGGTGATctgtcatgggtgatctatctttccctcttgagcaaaacaaaagtgtcgggaggacagacacaaaatgctggagtaactcagcggggcacgcagcatctctgaactGATGTGATCTCTGATGCTGCCTGtgacctgtcccgctgaattactccagcattttgtgtcgatcttcggtttaaatcagcatctgctagttccttcctacacaaaagtgTACGAGAGTCTGTCCTTTCTTCAGCTTTTCCAGTGGCTGCTTGTAGAGAGGCTACAGACATAACACACTTGTGCTGGTCCCGCCTTCCTGTGGTTCCTTGGGCAGATGCTGCAGTGCACTCCACTTCCGATTGCATTTCAGTGATAAGGCTTCACTGGCGTCAGCGTTGGGGTGACGCACAGTCAGGTGGTTGTGGTTTGTTACGGGGGCTGCTTTATAAACCGGGAGCTGTCCTGGTGCTGAAAATATCAACCCAACTCACAaacagggggtgggggaagatgtTCTCGCTCGAACCGGCTTCACATTAAATCGCAGGCAAGTTTCGCATTGAATTCAGGGAACCCAGTGGAGGATTTAATCTGGTTAAAGACTGTTGATCCTTTTATTTAAAAGCTTGCGTCTTTAATAACAACCTGTTGCGCTCTCGAAATGTTATTAGATCCCCGATTCGGGGAGCAAAATCTGTACCGTTTCTGCATTTACTGACCAAACTGAACTAATTTTtggatgttgttttttttttctttaagccTCTTCCAGCCGACCTCCCGATAACTAATAGACGGCGGACACCGACAGCTTTGAACAAGTACGATTTTCACAGCGAACCCGGTGAAGTGCAGTAAAATAGATTGGGCGCAAATTAGATTGGAATCGATGTGTTTTTAACCGATTTTGCAATTTCCGTTCATACCTTACGATTTGACGGTATCAATAAAAGACCCTCTGGTCTTCAGTgaggataaataaataaatgacatgTTTCCCTGGCAACGCAGACTGCTGCATTTCCAGAGCAGACGAAGCCTGTGCATGGGATGGGTTTGCCGTTTAATAAATAGAAATGGCACAAAGCAGATGCTCTATGCCGTGTAAGAAAAGGTCCAGTTAGGAAATAATGGAGGCTCTCTTGTAGGCCGGCGCGATTGATGGAAATCTTAGCAAGAGTAGAAAAAAATAAACTCAATGAAATTCAGACATAAAATAATTCCAGTTGGGCTTTCGTCATTTCTTCTCCACAAAACCTTTGCGAATGAACAACACATTGGCGAATTCCATACTTTTCGCGTAGATTTGAATGAATGAAATCAGAATGATCCCGTGTGGTAATAGTTGCCGCTACATACGTGGTTATGTGTGGTTTTCCAAATTAAAACGTCTAATTTTGTCATTgtttctttgtttttgtttttgccaGCTCTGGGCAACAATAAAGATGGCGATGTTGAAGACTTTCACCGTCGACACCATGctaaccctcagcctcctgctgaaTGCCCAGAGTCTACGCGCCGCTTCCCTGGCGCCCTACAGATACGACCCGGGGTCCTTTAAAGAAAACGCCTACAACTATCCAGATCCTAACATGATCAAAGCCCTGGAGTTCATTGAAAATTTAAGACAGAATAACGAAGACCAGTCGGTGGCTGACTACGACGCGAGGGGAGCCCCCCGACCCTTTCAAGAACCCCTCTTTCAAAAGTCGGAGGGAAGGGATCGGGTAAATCAAGATGCAGACAGCGCCGGCGATTCTTCAGACGAGGACAGGGCTGAATGGGCCAAACTTTTACTGCTGCAGGCGTTGGTGCAAGCGGAAAGTCAGACTAGGGCGAATGGCAAGCCTTACCGACCAGAAGCCCGGTATTACAAACAAGAGGACGAGGCGATGGATTTTGGAGGTAATCGACAGGACTATAACGACGACGAATTGTCTGTGAACGACATGAAAGATAAGCTGGCAAGGAGACACCACGCTGCCTATCTGGAGGACGGCTACAACGTCAACCCCTACAAGCGCACCAACGAGATCGTGGAAGAACAGTACACTCCACAGAGCCTCGCAACCTTGGAGTCTGCCTTCCGCGAACTCGGGACCTACTCGCCCCCGCGCAAGGAGCAGACAAGATTGGAGGAAGAGCATGTTCGCAAAGACGAGGAGGAAGATGATGTCTCCCGGGCCAACGGCCTTGTCTACGAGGACGTGGCGGACGGAGAAGATTGGAACTCGGTAGAAATGAAGACCAGGCATCGCCATCGGGAGGACGAGGACCTCGAGAGGGAGCCCGAGGGCGCGGGCTACAATGTGAAGAAGTCTCTGGATAAGGTTGAGTTGAGTCATCTGGACTCGCGGGAGAAGGCGCCCAGAGAGATGGGCGGTGAGGATGAGAGGGCGGACGCCGCCATGGACCTGATGTTACAGTATTATAAGAGGCTGCAGGACAGAATGCACGGGGGGCAACCCGGGAGGGGGGCTAGAAACGCAGGAGAAGAGAGGAACGCGGAGAGCGAGAAGGTTGCCCGGGGAACGGAGGATGAAGCTGAGCCTGAACTTCTGGACCAACTGGTCGAACTGTCCAGCAGATTTCAGATCCCGCCTGATGACATCCTCAAAATGCTAAAGGACGTGGAGCAGAAGAAGCAAGCGGCCGGGACGGTGCCGGCAGAGGTGGACTCTGATATACCGGACACTCCCCAGGAGAGCTCGGAGATAGGCGGCCGCCGAGATAGCAAGAGGTTCCGAGATGCTTACAGCAGAGGCCGCTTCTCCCAGCACAACGCCGATGACGATCTCACCACCGAGGACATCCTGAACATCTTGGGGACGGGCGACAGGATGTACGAGAAGCCGGATTACTTCCGAAAAGCGGATCCGTTGAAAGGCAGCCGCCGCCAGCCGGCACCTTACCAGAGTTACCAAGGGCACCGCAGCTACGACTGGGCGCGGAACGGGGAGGCGACGGAGCCAGAAACGGGCAACCGAGCCACGGCGGTGGACGAGGACGAACTGGCCAGATACCTGGAGAGGGCTGTGGCCAGGAACCCCGAGCTGCTGAACGCAGTGGGAGTCCCGCGGGCCCGGCAGGACTGGCCGGTCGATGACCAAGCGGAGACCGACAGCTACCAGGACGCGGTGCAGGAGTTACTGCGCGGTCTCAGCCCCCGGGAAGCCGCAGAGGTTTTGTCCGTGGCCAACAACAACAGCCCGAGCTACACGGGCAACGCTCACCACGCCCCGCGGAGGCAGCAGAAAGGGGAAGATTTCGCGTCCATGGTGCTGAAGCTGAAAGAATTCGTCAACCAACAGAACGGCGACAGGGACCGGGCGGCGAAGGAATCAAACAGAGAAATGCTGGGCATTGAACAGTATTAACGGAGACGGCGGCGTGTGACCAGAAACACGGCGGATAGCCATCTGATGACAATTCACACTCAGTCGCGATTTCAGACGATAGGATCCAAGGACAATAACATAAATATAACACCTCTTGTGAATGATACACAGGTCGTTGTCACAGGCGTCCTGGCAATTCTTTACTTGTTAAAATGTACTTTTCATGATGAGACAGTTTTAAAAAGTCATGAGATGTTGACATTGGCTGAAACGACCCCATCGTGCATGGTTAAACCTTAGTAGAAACGCGTGCGTGGTTTGATTTTGTTTAATAAACGTATTTTGTTTCTTATTAACCAAATGAACTCGttattatctatctatatatgaTTTATGTGCTGAGAAGAAAATAAAGTGGcattaagaaaaaaaaaaagcagcattGATTCTTGCAACTTTTGCACGCAGTGTTTTTATCTTCAATTCCTAATCCTCACGGGGGACTTTCTCTTCTGAGTTAGCAGCAGGCTCGGCTGGGATTGGCACTAGAGTGCTGCagtactaatgcccctgtcccacttaggaaacctgaacggaaacctctggagactttgcgccccacccaaggtttccgtgcggttcccggaggttgcaggtggttgcaggtggttgccggaggttgcaggtggtggaagcaggtagggagactgtcagaaacctccgggaaccgcacggaagccttgggtggggcgcaaagtttccagaggtttccgttcaggtttcctaagtgggacagggcataagtgggtcaggcagcatctctctgcagaagatagacacaaaaagatggggtaactcagcgagccaggcagcatttctccagagaaaatggatagcGTTAATTCTCATTTCATAACCACTTGCTcccgcgatgctgcctgactcgctgagttcctctggcactttgtgtctatctttggtataaaccatcatctgcaattctttcttattaCAAGCACGACGAGCCCAGGTTTCCTCGCGGGCAAACCATTTGACGTTGTAAAATCTGGAATCACCATCAAATAGAAATTTAATTTGCCATTGATTTCTCTCAAGTACACACACAGAACAGCGTTTAAACCCCTTTCTGTTGAATGCACCATTTTAGTAATTCAGTTTGCTTCACAAGCATTAGGTTTATGGCAAAGAACATTCATTTTAAAAGATTAGGTTGTTAGAATATTTGATAATCCCAGGTATCAGGTGATATGGGGCAACGGGCATGGAGCTAGGTCACAAATCAGCCAAGCTCTCATTAAACAGTAGTTCAGGACACCAATCTtccattggtacacaaaaatgctggagaaactcagcgggtgcagcagcatctatggagcgaaggaaatgggcaacgtttcggcccgaaacgttgcctatttccttcgctccatagatgctgctgcacccgctgagtttctccagcatttttgtgtaccttcgattttccagcatctgcagttccttcttaaacacagcaaTCTTCCATTACTGGTTTGATGCAGCTCTGGGGCACTGGACATAGATGATGGTGGCTGGCATGTTTACCTCAAGCAGCTGGATATGTCTTCAACCACAGGATGGAACGCCTCCAATCTTTTCAAAGGGAAAAGCACTGGCTCGCAGGTTAGTTGGTGGTTGACTTCATTGGGGGTGGTGGCGGCAGCTTCTGGACTTGCAAGCAGTTTCTAAAGTGAGCAAGTGCTGGTGCACTGGAAACGAAAGATATTGTTGAGCTCAAGGCTTCTGCAACACCAtgtaaactgtatctctaaactaaaccaaaccatgtGATCCCAGGCACAAGTGCTTTGACGGTCATCCATGGGAAAATATGGTGTATTGCGagggaagaggtggggggggggggggggggggggggggggagggagggggaggggggagggccatggggaaggggaagagttCTCAGCAGGACACCAGTAACGTCATTGAAATGTGCCACTTGCTTCAGCCAAACCATTACCACAGAACGGTGCAGTCTGCTCTGGCAATGGATAGCTACTTAATGGTTGTCAATACTGGCGTGTGGATAAAGTTGGATATAATGACAATACATCACTCCCACCGTAGAATTAGGGAAATAATATGCATACTCTATTCCAATACATCTCACTCTACTTATAAG
Proteins encoded in this region:
- the scg2 gene encoding secretogranin-2 — its product is MAMLKTFTVDTMLTLSLLLNAQSLRAASLAPYRYDPGSFKENAYNYPDPNMIKALEFIENLRQNNEDQSVADYDARGAPRPFQEPLFQKSEGRDRVNQDADSAGDSSDEDRAEWAKLLLLQALVQAESQTRANGKPYRPEARYYKQEDEAMDFGGNRQDYNDDELSVNDMKDKLARRHHAAYLEDGYNVNPYKRTNEIVEEQYTPQSLATLESAFRELGTYSPPRKEQTRLEEEHVRKDEEEDDVSRANGLVYEDVADGEDWNSVEMKTRHRHREDEDLEREPEGAGYNVKKSLDKVELSHLDSREKAPREMGGEDERADAAMDLMLQYYKRLQDRMHGGQPGRGARNAGEERNAESEKVARGTEDEAEPELLDQLVELSSRFQIPPDDILKMLKDVEQKKQAAGTVPAEVDSDIPDTPQESSEIGGRRDSKRFRDAYSRGRFSQHNADDDLTTEDILNILGTGDRMYEKPDYFRKADPLKGSRRQPAPYQSYQGHRSYDWARNGEATEPETGNRATAVDEDELARYLERAVARNPELLNAVGVPRARQDWPVDDQAETDSYQDAVQELLRGLSPREAAEVLSVANNNSPSYTGNAHHAPRRQQKGEDFASMVLKLKEFVNQQNGDRDRAAKESNREMLGIEQY